The following are from one region of the Streptococcus sp. 1643 genome:
- the pbp2b gene encoding penicillin-binding protein PBP2B, which produces MRKFNSHSIPIRLNLLFAIVILLFMAIIGRLLYMQVLNKDFYETKLASASQTRVTTSSARGQIYDATGKPLVENTVKQVVSFTRNNKMTAAELKETAKKLLTYVNVTSPDLTDRQIADYYLADQDVYKKTVESLPSDKRLDSDGNRLSEATLYNNAVESIDVSQLNYTDDQKKEIYLFSQLNAVENFATGTISTDALDDTQVALVASASKELPGISISTSWDRKVLDTSLSTIVGSVSNEKSGLPAEEVDAYLKKGYSLNDRVGTSYLEKQYEDVLQGKRSVKEIHLDKHGNMESVENVEEGSKGNNIKLTVDLAFQNGVDDLLKSYFNSELGNGGAKYSEGVYAVALNPKTGAVLAMSGVKHDVESGKLSSDSLGTITNVFVPGSVVKAATISSGWENGVLSGNQTLTDQPIVFQGSAPINSWYTLSYGSFPITAVEALEYSSNAYMVQTALGIMGQTYTPNMTVATGQLETAMGKLRSTFGEYGLGASTGIDLPDESTGFTPKEFDLGNYINNSFGQFDNYTPMQLAQYVATIANNGVRLAPHIVEGVYGNNDQGGLGSLVQETATKELNKVNISESDMAILQQGFYQVSHGTSALTTGRAFSNGAAVSISGKTGTAESYVNGGQEANNTNAVAYAPTENPQIAVAVVFPHNTNLTNGVGPSIARDIINLYHQHHPMN; this is translated from the coding sequence ATGAGAAAATTTAATAGCCATTCGATTCCGATTCGGCTTAATTTACTATTTGCGATTGTCATCCTGCTTTTTATGGCCATTATTGGTCGTTTGTTATACATGCAGGTGCTCAATAAAGATTTCTATGAAACAAAATTGGCCTCAGCCAGCCAAACAAGGGTAACAACCAGTTCAGCTCGTGGACAGATCTATGATGCAACAGGGAAACCCTTGGTAGAAAATACTGTCAAGCAGGTTGTTTCTTTCACACGAAACAATAAAATGACGGCGGCTGAATTGAAGGAGACAGCCAAGAAACTCCTCACATATGTAAATGTAACTTCCCCTGATCTGACAGATCGACAGATTGCAGACTACTACTTGGCGGACCAGGACGTTTACAAAAAAACAGTCGAATCCTTGCCAAGCGATAAACGCCTGGATTCAGATGGGAATCGCCTATCTGAAGCGACTCTCTACAATAATGCGGTTGAAAGTATTGACGTGAGTCAGCTCAATTATACAGATGACCAGAAAAAGGAAATCTATCTCTTTAGTCAGCTCAATGCCGTTGAAAATTTTGCGACGGGCACTATTTCTACAGATGCTTTAGATGATACCCAAGTTGCTCTCGTTGCATCAGCGTCCAAGGAATTACCAGGTATCAGTATTTCAACCTCATGGGATCGTAAAGTACTGGACACTTCTTTATCAACAATTGTCGGTAGCGTTTCAAATGAGAAGTCAGGACTTCCAGCAGAGGAAGTTGATGCTTATCTCAAAAAAGGCTATTCTCTCAATGACCGAGTGGGGACTTCCTATCTTGAAAAGCAATATGAAGATGTTCTTCAAGGCAAACGTTCCGTCAAGGAAATCCACCTCGACAAACATGGAAATATGGAAAGTGTGGAAAATGTCGAAGAAGGGAGCAAAGGAAACAATATCAAGTTAACAGTTGACCTAGCTTTCCAGAATGGTGTGGACGACCTACTCAAGAGCTACTTCAACTCAGAGTTGGGTAACGGTGGAGCCAAATATTCTGAAGGAGTCTACGCTGTAGCCCTCAATCCTAAAACCGGTGCAGTTCTGGCCATGTCGGGTGTCAAGCATGATGTCGAATCCGGGAAATTAAGTTCAGATTCGCTTGGAACGATAACCAATGTCTTTGTACCAGGATCTGTTGTTAAGGCGGCGACCATCAGCTCTGGTTGGGAAAACGGAGTCTTGTCAGGCAATCAAACCTTGACAGACCAGCCGATTGTTTTCCAAGGTTCGGCCCCTATCAATTCATGGTATACCTTGTCCTATGGCTCTTTCCCTATCACAGCAGTTGAGGCTTTGGAATACTCTTCTAATGCTTACATGGTTCAAACTGCGCTAGGAATCATGGGACAAACCTACACACCAAATATGACAGTCGCAACGGGACAGTTAGAGACTGCAATGGGCAAATTGCGATCAACCTTTGGGGAATATGGACTCGGAGCTTCAACAGGGATTGACCTCCCAGATGAATCTACAGGATTTACGCCAAAAGAATTTGATTTGGGGAACTATATCAATAATTCCTTTGGTCAGTTTGACAACTACACACCGATGCAGCTAGCCCAGTATGTCGCAACCATTGCAAACAATGGCGTACGTTTGGCTCCTCACATCGTTGAAGGGGTTTATGGAAACAATGACCAAGGTGGCTTAGGTAGTCTGGTTCAAGAAACAGCCACTAAGGAACTAAACAAGGTCAATATTTCAGAATCAGATATGGCTATCTTGCAGCAAGGTTTCTATCAAGTTTCGCATGGAACGAGTGCTCTGACAACTGGTCGTGCCTTTTCAAATGGCGCAGCCGTTTCCATCAGTGGGAAAACGGGTACTGCCGAAAGTTACGTTAATGGCGGTCAAGAAGCCAATAATACCAACGCAGTCGCCTACGCACCGACCGAAAATCCCCAAATCGCGGTCGCAGTCGTCTTTCCTCATAACACCAATCTTACAAACGGTGTCGGACCTTCTATTGCACGCGACATTATCAATCTTTATCACCAACACCATCCAATGAATTAG
- the recR gene encoding recombination mediator RecR — translation MLYPTPIAKLIDSYSKLPGIGIKTATRLAFYTIGMSDDDVNEFAKNLLSAKRELTYCSICGRLTDDDPCSICTDPTRDQTTILVLEDSRDVAAMENIQEYHGLYHVLHGLISPMNGISPDDINLKSLMTRLMDSEVSEVIVATNATADGEATSMYLSRLLKPAGIKVTRLARGLAVGADIEYADEVTLLRAIENRTEL, via the coding sequence ATGCTGTATCCAACACCTATTGCCAAGCTGATTGATAGCTATTCAAAGTTACCAGGTATCGGAATCAAAACGGCTACCCGCCTAGCCTTCTATACCATTGGAATGTCTGATGACGATGTCAATGAATTTGCCAAAAATCTCCTGTCTGCTAAACGGGAATTGACCTATTGTTCCATCTGTGGTCGCTTGACTGATGATGACCCCTGCTCTATCTGTACGGATCCGACTCGAGACCAGACAACCATCTTGGTGCTAGAGGATAGTCGCGATGTGGCTGCTATGGAAAATATCCAAGAATACCACGGACTCTATCATGTCTTGCATGGCCTTATTTCTCCGATGAATGGCATCAGCCCAGACGATATCAACCTCAAGAGTCTCATGACCCGTCTCATGGATAGTGAGGTTTCAGAGGTGATCGTAGCAACCAATGCGACAGCGGATGGAGAAGCGACATCTATGTATCTCTCTCGTCTCCTCAAGCCAGCTGGCATCAAGGTCACTCGCCTAGCACGAGGACTAGCCGTGGGAGCAGATATCGAGTATGCGGATGAGGTCACACTCTTACGAGCCATTGAAAATCGGACAGAGTTGTAG
- a CDS encoding D-alanine--D-alanine ligase: MKQTIILLYGGRSAEREVSVLSAESVMRAVNYDRFTVKTFFISQSGDFIKTQEFSQTPGQEDRLMTNATIDWDKKIAPSAIYEEGAVVFPVLHGPMGEDGSVQGFLEVLKMPYVGCNILSSSLAMDKITTKRVLESAGIAQVPYVAIVEGDDVTAKIAEVEEKLTYPVFTKPSNMGSSVGISKSENQEELRQALELAFQYDSRVLVEQGVNAREIEVGLLGNYDVKSTLPGEVVKDVAFYDYDAKYIDNKITMDIPAKISDDVVAVMRHNAETAFRAIGGLGLSRCDFFYTDKGEIFLNELNTMPGFTQWSMYPLLWDNMGISYPELIEHLVDLAKQSFDKREAHLL; encoded by the coding sequence ATGAAACAAACGATTATTCTTTTATACGGTGGGCGTAGTGCAGAGCGTGAAGTCTCTGTCCTTTCAGCTGAAAGTGTTATGCGTGCGGTCAACTACGACCGTTTCACAGTCAAGACTTTCTTCATCAGCCAGTCAGGTGACTTTATTAAAACGCAAGAATTTAGCCAGACTCCAGGTCAAGAAGATCGTCTCATGACCAATGCGACTATTGACTGGGATAAGAAAATAGCGCCAAGTGCCATCTACGAAGAAGGCGCAGTGGTCTTTCCAGTTCTTCATGGTCCGATGGGAGAAGATGGCTCTGTTCAAGGATTCCTTGAAGTTTTGAAAATGCCCTATGTCGGCTGCAATATCTTGTCATCCAGCCTTGCCATGGATAAAATCACGACCAAGCGTGTCTTGGAGTCTGCTGGGATTGCCCAAGTACCTTATGTGGCTATCGTCGAAGGTGATGATGTGACTGCTAAAATAGCTGAAGTTGAAGAAAAACTGACTTATCCAGTCTTCACGAAGCCGTCAAACATGGGTTCAAGTGTCGGTATTTCTAAGTCTGAAAACCAAGAGGAACTCCGTCAAGCTTTGGAACTTGCCTTCCAATATGACAGCCGTGTCTTGGTAGAGCAAGGGGTGAATGCCCGTGAAATCGAGGTTGGTCTCTTGGGCAACTACGATGTGAAGAGCACGCTTCCTGGTGAAGTGGTCAAGGATGTTGCCTTTTATGACTATGATGCCAAGTATATTGACAACAAGATTACCATGGACATCCCAGCCAAGATTAGTGATGATGTAGTAGCTGTCATGCGTCATAATGCAGAAACTGCCTTCCGTGCGATCGGTGGCCTCGGTCTGTCTCGTTGTGATTTCTTCTATACAGATAAGGGCGAGATTTTCCTAAACGAGCTTAATACCATGCCAGGTTTTACCCAGTGGTCTATGTATCCACTACTTTGGGACAATATGGGAATCAGCTACCCAGAACTAATCGAGCATTTGGTTGACCTTGCTAAACAAAGTTTTGACAAGCGCGAAGCGCATTTGCTATAA
- the murF gene encoding UDP-N-acetylmuramoyl-tripeptide--D-alanyl-D-alanine ligase, which produces MKLTIHEVAQVVGAKNDVSLFADVQLEKAEFDSRLIGTGDLFVPLKGARDGHDFIETAFENGAAVTLSEKEVANHPYILVDDVLTAFQTLAAYYLEKTAVDVFAVTGSNGKTTTKDMLANLLSTTYKTYKTQGNYNNEIGLPYTVLHMPEGTEKLVLEMGQDHLGDIHLLSELAHPKTAIVTLVGEAHLAFFKDRSEIAKGKMQIADGMAPGSLLLAPADPIVENYLPTDKKVVRFGQGAELEITDLVERKDSLTFKANFLVQALDLPVTGKYNATNAMIAAYVALQEGVSEEQIHQAFQNLELTRNRTEWKKAANGADILSDVYNANPTAMKLILETFSAIPANEGGKKIAVLADMKELGDQSVQLHNQMILSLSPDVLDTVIFYGEDIAELAQLASQMFPIGHVFYFKKTADEDQFEDLVKQVKESLGANDQILLKGSNSMNLAKLVESLENECK; this is translated from the coding sequence ATGAAATTAACAATCCATGAAGTGGCCCAAGTTGTAGGAGCTAAAAATGACGTTAGTCTTTTTGCGGACGTTCAGTTAGAAAAGGCTGAGTTTGACAGTCGTTTGATTGGGACAGGTGATTTGTTTGTGCCACTTAAAGGTGCGCGTGATGGTCATGACTTTATCGAAACAGCTTTTGAAAATGGTGCAGCAGTAACCTTGTCTGAGAAAGAGGTTGCAAATCATCCCTACATTCTAGTAGACGACGTGTTGACTGCCTTTCAAACCCTCGCAGCCTACTATCTTGAGAAAACGGCTGTTGATGTCTTTGCCGTTACGGGTTCAAATGGCAAGACGACGACCAAGGATATGTTGGCGAATTTACTGTCAACAACCTACAAGACCTACAAAACTCAGGGCAATTACAATAACGAGATTGGCCTTCCTTACACAGTTCTCCACATGCCTGAAGGAACAGAAAAGTTGGTCTTGGAGATGGGGCAGGATCACTTGGGGGATATCCATCTCTTGTCTGAATTGGCTCATCCTAAGACAGCCATCGTGACCTTGGTTGGAGAGGCTCATTTGGCCTTTTTCAAAGACCGTTCGGAAATCGCTAAAGGAAAGATGCAAATTGCTGATGGTATGGCACCAGGTTCTTTGCTTTTGGCACCAGCTGACCCGATTGTAGAGAACTACTTGCCTACAGATAAAAAAGTGGTCCGTTTTGGGCAAGGAGCTGAGTTAGAAATCACAGACTTGGTAGAGCGCAAGGATAGTCTGACCTTTAAGGCGAATTTCTTGGTACAAGCCCTCGATTTACCAGTGACAGGTAAGTACAATGCCACCAATGCTATGATTGCTGCTTATGTGGCTCTACAAGAAGGAGTTTCAGAGGAGCAAATTCATCAGGCCTTTCAGAACCTAGAATTGACCCGCAATCGTACTGAGTGGAAGAAGGCAGCCAATGGAGCAGATATTCTGTCTGACGTATACAATGCCAATCCAACTGCTATGAAGTTGATTTTGGAGACGTTTTCTGCTATCCCAGCCAACGAAGGAGGCAAGAAAATCGCTGTCTTGGCAGACATGAAGGAACTCGGAGACCAGTCTGTCCAACTCCATAACCAGATGATTTTGAGCCTATCGCCAGATGTGCTGGATACCGTGATTTTCTATGGAGAAGATATTGCAGAATTGGCTCAACTTGCCAGTCAAATGTTCCCAATCGGTCACGTTTTCTACTTCAAGAAAACAGCTGACGAGGACCAATTTGAAGACCTTGTCAAGCAGGTTAAGGAAAGCCTTGGAGCCAATGACCAAATTCTGCTCAAAGGCTCGAACTCCATGAATCTAGCCAAGTTGGTAGAAAGTTTAGAAAATGAATGCAAATGA
- a CDS encoding NUDIX hydrolase, with the protein MNANDFTKYLQRMLAITDTGLTFTKDPFDRERYEDLRILLSEMLNQVSDLDAEEVAEVLKPTSAYATPLMDVRAWIVEDEKVCLVRGKGEDSWALPGGFGEVGYSPTENILKEIEEETGFTAKTERLLAVFDTNRFQLQSKQYAKFVFECQLLDGQFQENQEIADLQFFAIDQLPALSEKRITKEQMEILWQVYKGQRDQYLD; encoded by the coding sequence ATGAATGCAAATGATTTTACCAAGTATCTGCAAAGAATGTTAGCTATTACGGATACTGGATTAACCTTTACAAAAGATCCTTTCGACCGTGAGCGCTACGAGGACTTGCGAATCCTGTTATCTGAAATGTTGAATCAGGTATCAGACCTCGATGCAGAAGAAGTGGCAGAAGTCTTGAAACCAACGTCCGCTTATGCAACTCCTCTGATGGACGTCCGTGCTTGGATTGTTGAGGATGAAAAAGTCTGTTTAGTTAGAGGAAAAGGGGAGGATAGTTGGGCTTTGCCAGGTGGATTTGGTGAAGTCGGCTACTCTCCAACCGAAAATATTCTCAAAGAAATTGAAGAAGAAACCGGTTTTACAGCAAAAACTGAAAGGTTACTTGCAGTTTTTGATACCAATCGTTTCCAACTACAGAGCAAACAATATGCTAAGTTTGTCTTTGAATGCCAACTTCTTGACGGACAATTTCAAGAAAATCAAGAAATTGCTGACCTTCAATTTTTTGCCATTGACCAATTGCCAGCCTTATCTGAAAAACGCATCACCAAGGAGCAAATGGAGATTCTTTGGCAGGTTTATAAAGGACAAAGAGACCAATATCTTGACTGA
- a CDS encoding TIGR02206 family membrane protein, producing MNLWDIFFTTKATEPPQFDLVWYVSLFTLLALTFYASYRYYDKKVYQRFFQILQAVQLILLYSWYWGNHMPLSESLPFYHCRMAMFVVLLLPGKSKYKQYFSLLGIFGTLAAFVYPVPDAYPFPHIAILSFIFGHLALLGNSLVYLFRQYDSRLLDVKRIVLLTFSLNALIFVVNLVTGGDYGFLTKPPLVGDHGLVANYLIVSLVLATAISLTKKVLEVFLEQKAEKILVKKA from the coding sequence ATGAATTTATGGGATATTTTCTTTACGACGAAAGCCACAGAACCACCCCAATTTGATCTTGTCTGGTATGTAAGTTTATTTACTTTATTAGCTTTGACCTTCTATGCTTCTTATCGCTATTACGATAAAAAAGTCTATCAACGTTTTTTCCAAATTTTACAAGCTGTCCAGTTGATTCTTCTCTATAGTTGGTACTGGGGAAATCACATGCCGCTGTCAGAAAGTTTACCATTTTATCATTGTCGTATGGCGATGTTTGTAGTGCTATTACTTCCTGGTAAGTCAAAATACAAGCAATATTTTTCTCTACTTGGAATTTTTGGAACGCTGGCAGCTTTTGTTTATCCAGTACCAGATGCCTATCCTTTTCCCCACATAGCCATCCTGTCTTTCATTTTTGGTCACCTAGCTCTTCTAGGAAATTCTTTGGTTTACTTATTTAGACAGTATGACTCTAGATTATTGGATGTTAAGCGGATTGTTTTATTAACCTTCTCACTTAATGCTCTGATTTTTGTGGTTAATTTAGTGACTGGAGGAGATTATGGATTCTTGACAAAGCCACCATTGGTTGGTGATCATGGCTTAGTTGCTAATTATCTGATTGTGTCGTTGGTATTAGCTACAGCTATTAGTTTGACCAAGAAAGTATTAGAAGTTTTTTTAGAGCAGAAAGCAGAAAAAATACTTGTGAAGAAAGCTTAG
- the ftsA gene encoding cell division protein FtsA — translation MTRDGFFTGLDIGTSSIKVLVAEHRDGEVNVIGVSNAKSKGVKDGIIVDIEAAASAIKSAITQAEEKAGISIKSVNVGLPANLLQVEPTQGMIPVTSDTKEITDQDVENVVKSALTKSMTPDREVITFIPEEFIVDGFQGIRDPRGMMGVRLEMRGLLYTGPRTILHNLRKTVERVGIHVDNVIISPLAIVNSVLNEGEREFGATVIDMGGGQTTVATIRNQELQFTNIYQEGGDYVTKDISKVLKTSQKIAESLKLNYGEAYVPLASNETFQVEVIGEVEPVEVTESYLAEIISARIKHIFDQIKQELERRHLLDLPGGIVLIGGNAILPGIVELAQEVFGVRVKLYVPNQVGIRNPAFAHVISLSEFAGKLTEVNLLAQKAVKGDEFLRQKPINFGIPNQRLNPVAQPSPAQAAPAETVQEAPVAPKEEFQASSQSKPKLTERFRGLIGSMFDE, via the coding sequence ATGACTAGAGATGGTTTTTTTACAGGCTTAGATATCGGAACTAGCTCGATTAAAGTGCTAGTAGCTGAGCATAGAGATGGCGAAGTAAATGTAATTGGTGTTAGCAATGCCAAAAGTAAAGGTGTAAAAGACGGAATTATTGTTGATATTGAAGCAGCTGCTTCAGCAATCAAATCTGCAATCACACAGGCAGAAGAGAAAGCGGGTATTTCTATTAAGTCTGTTAACGTTGGCCTTCCAGCAAACCTCTTGCAGGTTGAACCAACACAAGGAATGATTCCTGTAACATCAGATACTAAAGAGATCACAGATCAAGATGTTGAAAATGTTGTCAAATCAGCTTTGACAAAGAGCATGACTCCTGACCGTGAAGTGATTACCTTTATTCCAGAAGAATTCATCGTGGATGGTTTCCAAGGAATTCGTGACCCTCGTGGTATGATGGGTGTTCGCTTGGAAATGCGTGGTCTGCTTTACACAGGTCCTCGTACGATTCTACACAATCTTCGTAAGACAGTTGAGCGTGTAGGTATTCATGTTGATAATGTGATTATTTCACCTTTGGCAATCGTGAACTCCGTTCTCAACGAAGGCGAACGCGAATTTGGTGCGACTGTCATCGATATGGGTGGAGGTCAGACTACTGTAGCGACTATCCGTAACCAGGAATTGCAGTTCACTAATATCTACCAAGAAGGTGGAGATTACGTTACAAAAGACATTTCTAAAGTCTTGAAAACATCTCAAAAAATTGCAGAAAGTTTGAAACTGAACTATGGTGAAGCTTACGTTCCACTTGCAAGTAACGAAACTTTCCAAGTTGAAGTAATTGGTGAAGTAGAACCTGTTGAAGTAACAGAAAGCTATTTGGCAGAAATTATCTCAGCACGCATCAAACATATCTTTGACCAAATCAAACAAGAGTTGGAAAGAAGACACTTGTTAGATTTGCCTGGAGGTATTGTCCTTATCGGTGGAAATGCAATTTTGCCAGGAATTGTTGAATTAGCCCAAGAAGTATTTGGTGTTCGAGTAAAACTCTATGTACCAAATCAAGTTGGAATTCGCAACCCTGCATTTGCGCATGTGATTAGCTTGTCTGAGTTTGCTGGTAAATTGACTGAAGTCAATCTTCTTGCACAAAAAGCAGTTAAAGGAGATGAATTCCTTCGTCAAAAACCAATCAACTTTGGCATTCCAAATCAACGTTTGAATCCAGTAGCGCAACCAAGTCCAGCACAAGCAGCTCCAGCTGAAACTGTGCAGGAAGCTCCAGTTGCTCCCAAGGAAGAATTCCAAGCAAGTTCTCAAAGTAAACCGAAGCTAACAGAACGTTTCCGTGGTTTGATCGGAAGCATGTTTGATGAATAA
- the ftsZ gene encoding cell division protein FtsZ, which yields MTFSFDTAAAQGAVIKVIGVGGGGGNAINRMVDEGVAGVEFIAANTDVQALSSTKAETVIQLGPKLTRGLGAGGRPEVGRKAAEESEEALTEAITGADMVFITAGMGGGSGTGAAPVIARIAKDLGALTVGVVTRPFGFEGSKRGQYAVEGINELREHVDTLLIISNNNLLEIVDKKTPLLEALSEADNVLRQGVQGITDLITNPGLINLDFADVKTVMANKGNALMGIGIGSGEERVVEAARKAIYSPLLETTIDGAEDVIVNVTGGLDLTLIEAEEASEIVNQAAGQGVNIWLGTSIDESMKDEIRVTVVATGVRQERVEKVVGARNNQPVGRPSTKAPQAHTFDRQFDLEETAELPKSSPRRFETNQASAFGDWDLRRESIVRQTDPVVSPVERFETPVSQDEDELDTPPFFKNR from the coding sequence ATGACATTTTCATTTGATACAGCAGCAGCTCAAGGCGCAGTTATTAAGGTAATTGGTGTCGGTGGTGGTGGTGGTAATGCCATTAACCGCATGGTTGACGAAGGTGTTGCTGGTGTAGAATTTATCGCAGCCAACACTGATGTACAAGCCCTTAGCAGTACGAAAGCAGAAACAGTTATCCAACTTGGTCCTAAATTGACTCGTGGTTTGGGTGCTGGAGGTCGTCCAGAAGTAGGACGTAAAGCTGCAGAAGAAAGTGAAGAAGCTTTGACGGAAGCTATCACTGGAGCAGACATGGTCTTTATCACTGCTGGTATGGGTGGCGGATCTGGTACAGGTGCAGCTCCTGTTATTGCACGTATCGCTAAAGATCTTGGTGCTCTTACAGTTGGTGTCGTGACACGTCCTTTCGGATTTGAAGGAAGTAAACGTGGCCAGTACGCTGTAGAAGGAATCAACGAACTTCGCGAGCATGTTGATACTTTGTTGATTATCTCTAATAACAACTTGCTTGAAATTGTTGATAAGAAAACGCCACTTCTTGAAGCTCTTAGCGAAGCAGATAACGTTCTTCGCCAAGGTGTTCAAGGGATCACTGACTTGATCACGAACCCAGGATTGATTAACCTTGACTTTGCTGACGTGAAAACTGTAATGGCAAATAAAGGAAATGCTCTTATGGGTATCGGTATCGGTAGTGGTGAAGAACGCGTTGTTGAAGCGGCTCGTAAAGCAATTTACTCTCCGCTTCTTGAAACAACTATCGATGGAGCAGAGGATGTCATCGTCAACGTTACTGGTGGTCTTGACTTGACCTTGATTGAAGCAGAAGAAGCTTCAGAAATCGTCAACCAAGCAGCTGGCCAAGGTGTAAACATCTGGCTTGGAACATCAATTGACGAAAGCATGAAGGATGAAATCCGTGTTACAGTTGTAGCGACAGGTGTTCGTCAAGAGCGCGTGGAAAAAGTAGTTGGAGCTCGTAACAACCAACCAGTTGGACGTCCATCAACTAAAGCGCCACAAGCACACACATTTGACCGTCAATTCGACTTGGAAGAGACAGCAGAATTGCCTAAATCAAGCCCACGTCGTTTTGAAACAAACCAAGCGTCTGCTTTTGGAGACTGGGACTTGCGTCGTGAGTCTATTGTTCGCCAAACAGATCCCGTTGTTTCACCAGTAGAACGCTTCGAAACACCAGTTTCACAAGATGAAGATGAATTGGATACACCTCCATTCTTCAAAAATCGTTAA
- a CDS encoding YggS family pyridoxal phosphate-dependent enzyme — translation MNLKKNTELVFQQIADASQEANRALDAVSVIAVTKYVDVQTAEALLPLGVRHIGENRVDKFLEKYQALKDYPVTWHLIGTLQRRKVKEVIPFVDYFHALDSLKLAQEIQKRTDHVIKCFLQVNISGEESKHGFSKEELLELLPELAKLDQIEYVGLMTMAPFEADSDELKEIFKDTQALQAEIREKQIPNMPMTELSMGMSRDFKEAIQFGSTFVRIGTAFFK, via the coding sequence ATGAATTTGAAAAAAAATACTGAATTAGTTTTTCAGCAAATAGCTGATGCTAGTCAAGAAGCCAACCGTGCTCTAGATGCTGTTTCAGTAATCGCAGTGACAAAGTATGTAGATGTACAAACAGCGGAAGCCTTGCTTCCGCTTGGTGTCCGTCATATAGGTGAAAATCGAGTTGATAAATTTTTAGAAAAATATCAGGCCTTGAAAGATTACCCAGTTACTTGGCATTTAATAGGAACACTACAGAGACGGAAAGTGAAAGAAGTAATCCCATTTGTGGATTACTTTCATGCTTTAGACTCCCTAAAGTTAGCCCAGGAAATTCAAAAGAGAACAGATCATGTTATCAAGTGTTTCTTGCAGGTCAATATTTCTGGGGAAGAAAGCAAGCATGGATTTTCAAAAGAAGAATTGCTAGAACTTTTGCCAGAATTGGCTAAGTTAGATCAGATTGAGTATGTTGGTTTAATGACCATGGCTCCTTTTGAGGCAGACAGTGATGAATTGAAAGAAATTTTCAAGGATACGCAGGCTCTGCAAGCAGAAATTAGAGAAAAACAAATCCCTAATATGCCGATGACGGAGCTAAGCATGGGAATGAGTCGTGATTTTAAAGAAGCGATTCAGTTCGGCTCAACCTTTGTTCGAATCGGTACAGCATTTTTTAAATAG
- a CDS encoding cell division protein SepF has product MSLKDRFDKFIDYFTEDGEETTNYQTQQEETVSPAISSSKELPAPAQSGSAKDANITRLHARQQELAMQSHRSDEKVTIDVRYPRKYEDATEIVDLLAGNESILIDFQYMTEVQARRCLDYLDGARHVLAGNMKKVASTMYLLTPVNVIVNIEDIKLPDESQSAEFGFDIKRNRAR; this is encoded by the coding sequence ATGTCTTTAAAAGATAGATTCGATAAATTTATAGATTATTTTACAGAAGACGGAGAAGAAACGACTAACTACCAGACTCAACAAGAGGAAACAGTTAGCCCAGCCATCTCATCTTCTAAAGAATTACCAGCACCTGCTCAGTCAGGATCAGCAAAAGATGCAAATATTACTCGTCTTCATGCGCGTCAGCAAGAATTGGCAATGCAAAGCCATCGTTCAGATGAGAAAGTGACAATTGACGTTCGCTATCCAAGAAAATATGAAGATGCAACTGAAATTGTAGATTTGTTGGCTGGAAATGAAAGTATTTTGATTGATTTCCAATACATGACAGAAGTACAAGCCCGTCGTTGCCTTGATTACTTGGACGGAGCCCGTCATGTCTTGGCTGGAAATATGAAAAAAGTTGCGAGTACGATGTATCTATTGACTCCTGTCAACGTTATCGTGAATATTGAAGATATCAAACTTCCAGATGAATCACAAAGCGCTGAGTTTGGTTTTGATATTAAACGAAATAGAGCAAGATAA
- a CDS encoding YggT family protein has product MIFLIRLIQNAVSIYSIILVAFALLSWFPNAYESQLGRLVIRLARPVIEPLRKLNLQFAGLDFTVWAALILIQFVGNILTRLVLLL; this is encoded by the coding sequence ATGATTTTCTTAATTCGTTTAATCCAAAATGCGGTTAGCATTTACTCGATCATTCTCGTTGCATTTGCTCTTCTTTCATGGTTTCCAAATGCCTATGAAAGCCAGCTAGGTCGCTTAGTTATCAGACTTGCTCGCCCAGTTATTGAGCCTCTTCGTAAGCTCAATCTACAATTTGCTGGTCTTGATTTTACGGTTTGGGCGGCGCTGATTTTGATTCAGTTTGTTGGAAATATCTTAACACGACTAGTCCTATTACTATGA